ATGACCCTGGGCGACACCGGGGCCATTAGCGGCGAAACCACCCTGGCGATGGTGCTGGGCGCCAATCTGGGCAGCGCCGTCAATCCGCTTTTGGAAAGCGCCCGGGGTGATCGGGCGAGCCGACGGCTTCCTTTGGGCAATATGATCAACCGTCTGGTCGGATGCGCCCTGGCCTTCCCCTTCCTCGGTCCGCTGAGCCGGGCGATGGCCGACCTCGATCCGGGGATGGACCGCATGGCGGTGAATTTCCATACCTTGTTCAACGTGGGTCTCGCCTTGCTGTTTTTGGCGCCACTGCCCCTTCTCGCCCGGCTGCTCGAACGGATGGTGCCCCCCCGTCCGCGCGCCAACGACCGCGGCCGGGCGCTTTATCTCGACACCGGCGCCCTGGACAACCCCGGTCTGGCCCTTAGCAACGTGGCGCGCGAGGCGCTCCACATGGCCGATGTGCTGGGCGGAATGATCGAAGGCTCACGCCGGGCCTTCCTGTCGGACGACGAAGCCGATGCCAGGGCGGTCAGCCGCGAAGACGATATCCTTGATCGTCTGCATGGTCAGATCCAACGCTATGTCGGGGCGATCGACCCCGAGGGATTGAGCGCCGATCAGGCGTTGCGGCTGAGCAATCTTTTAAGCTTCGCCATCAATATCGAGCATTGCGGCGACATCATCGACAAGACCCTGATGGACCTCGCCCTCAAGCGCATCCGCCTGCGCGCCACCCTGCCCGGCGACGGCATGATCGATATCGACTCCCTGCACCATCGCCTGGGCGTGCATATATCGCTGGCCATCGCCGTCATCATGCAGGCCGATCACACCGCCGCCCGACGGCTGGTGATTGAAAAAGAGGAATTCCGCGAGATCGAACGCCGCGCCACGTTGCGCCACCGCACCCACCTGCGCGAGGGCCTGGGCGCCGATATCGCGGCCAGCGGCTTGACCCTTGATATCGTGCGCGATCTCAAGCGCATCGATTCCCACATCGCCGCCATCGCCCATCCTTTGCTGACCGAAACGGGCGAGCTGCAGGTCAGCCGGCTGGTGTCATGACCGGATCGCCCGCTAGCAGGAAGCCGCCATAGGCGATCACGGAAAATCCCGTTAGAAAGAGAGTGAAAAGTCCGGGTAACGACGCGGTGGCCTATGGATAGTCTTCTTCCCCGATTGGATGGCGCTTCGCCGTGGATCGAGGCGGCGCTTGAAGCTTTGGCCGATGGCGGCGCCACGGCGGTTCGCATCGAGGCCCTGGCCAAGCGCCTGGGGGTGACCAAGGGCGGCTTCTATTGGCATTTTCGCGACCGTGCCGATTTGCTTGCCCGGGTTTTGGAGTCCTGGAAGGACGGCCGCATCGTCGCCTTGGGCGCGGCGATCGGCCCGCGGGGGGATGAATCCCCGCGCGATTGCCTGATCCGGCTTTTCGTCCGCCACCTGGAAAAGCCCAATCTCCGCAGCCTCGCCCTTGAACTGGCCATCCGCGACTGGGCCCGCGCCGACGGCGCCGCCGCCCTCACGGTCGAAGCGGTCGATGCCAATCGCATGGCCCGGGTATCGGCGGTTTTCGAGGCGGCGGGCTTCACCGAACCCGAGGCGCGGCGACGGGCCCGGCTGTTCTATGCCATGCTGTTTGGTCAGGCCCTGGTTTCGAAGGTTCCCGCCGATGATCCGGTCGATCGCACGGCGCGCGATTGCGTCGATTTGCTGATGGGCGGCGCTGATTGGGCGGCCTGATCGGCCTAACGTGATCGGCTTACGCCGCCGCTCAGCCCGCCTTGCCTGTCGGAAGGGCGAGCAGCAAGATCGCCCCCAAGACCAGGGCGCCCGCCATCAGATCGGTCGGCAGCAAGGCCTCGCCCAGCAACAGGGCCGATAAGCCCGCCGCCGACAGTGGCACCAGGGCGCTGGCGACCCCCGCCGCCCCGCCCGAGGTTCCCGCCACTCCGGCATGGAACAACACGAAGCCGCCCACGGTGACCGGCGCCCCCAACCACAAGGCGCCAAGCCACGCCGCCGCCGGCGCGCTCGACAAAGCCGCCAGCGGCTGCTCGGTCAGGGCCGGCCCCAGCGACAGCGCCAGCGAGGCGAAGCTGACCGCCGTTGCCGTCACCACCGGCGACAGGTGAACCACGGCGCGCTTGCCAAGAAGGGTAAACAACGCCTCGCAAACCACGGCGCCAAAAAGAAGAACCGGCCCAAGCCAACCGCTTCCGCCAGCCCCCTTTCCGCCATGGAGCAGGGCGCCGGCCCCGGCGGCCAGCAGCACCGCCACGCCGATCCGCCGGTCAAGGCGCTCGCCGAGCAGGGGCACCGCCAACAGGGCGACGACGGCGGGCAGGGTTCCCAGGGTCAAGCCGGCCTCCACCCCGCCGCTGCGCCGCAGCCCTTCGAGCAGCAAGACCGAGAACAACACGCAACCGGTCAGCGCCTGCAGGCCGAGCGCCAGGACCGCCCGACGTCCGGGCCAGGCCGGCCAGCCCTGACTGAGCACCATCCAGGGGATCAACAAGCCAACGGCGATGGCGAAGCGCACGGCGGTGGCGGTGAAGGGGGGAAAGGCCGCGGTCACCACCTTCGAGGCCACGACCGAACTGCCGACCAGCAGAAAGGCGCCGCAGACCATCAGCAAACTGGCCGAGGGGCCGAACGGACGACGAAGGCTGTTGCCTGGGGAGGAGAGCGCGGTCATCGACCTAGCTGGCCCGCCGGTCGGACCATTGGCAATAGCGGAAATGACCTATGGGCGTCAGGCGAAAAGCATCGCGGGTAACCGGGCCGGTTGGCTTATAATCGATGATGAAGACCGTTTCCTCGACCAACCCCTTTTCGATCAGGGCCCGCCCGACACGACGCGAAATCCCGGCCGGACGGCCGGTAATCTCTTGAAGAAACAGATCCTCGATAGCCCTGTGTTCCGCCTTTGTCAGGTGATCGAGGCTGGCGGTCATTTTATGCGAAGCCCCCTGGAGCATCGGCGGTGGATCCGTCTCGCCCCATGCTAACGGTACCCACGGGCGCATCAAGAAAAAACATGTCTCAAATTGCGAGTAAAAGACTCCCGGCAGGCGCGGAGCGGTTTCCCCGAGTGGTTTTCTGTTATGATAAACCATCTGCGGATCCAGCCTCTGCCGTTTCCCATTCCCCCCGGAATGGGGCCGAGCGGAGGGAACGCAAGGAGGGTATCGGTTCTTCCATGTTGTTCGCTCCACCCCGCGGCACCAACGACCCCGAGGATTTTCCCGGGGAAGGCAGCGATCCCCGGACGCTCTTTCCCGCTCCGCTCTCGGCCCGGCTGGTTCTGCTCGGGGGCCTGTTCACCCTGTTCAGCACGGTGGCCATCACGCTTTGGCTGATCGGACTGGCCGCCCGCTACCCCGATCACGCCCTTTTGGCGCCGGTGGCCGGCGGCGGCGCGGTCATCGTCACCCTGACCGGGGTCTGCCTGATCGCCTTCCTTTTCCGCGAACGCCGCCATCTCGCCGCCGAGCGCCGGCTGGCGCTCAGCGAGGCCCGGTTGCAGACGGCCCTGGAAAACACCGGGGACGGCATCTGGGATTGGCAGATCCCCGGCGATGTCGTTCATCTCAACGGCGCGCTGATCGCCCGCCTGGGCTTTCCCGTCGACACCCCCTCGCCCACCGCCACCTGGGAAACGATGATCCATCCCGAGGATCGCCCGGCCACCCTTGCCGCCTTTCACGACCATCTCGCCGGCAAAACCCCGAGCTATCATGCGCGCTATCGCTGGAAGCTGCCCGATGGCGTGATGATCTGGGTAGAGGCCAAGGGCCGGGTCGTCACCCGCGACCGCTCGGGCAAGCCCTTGCGCATGACCGGAACGCTGAGCGACGCCACCCCTCAGGTCGAAGCCGAAGAGCTGATGCGCGAGAAATCGCGGCGGCTCGAGGAGTCCAACCGCGATCTCGAACAATTCGCCTATGTGGCCTCCCACGACCTGCAAGAGCCGCTGCGCATGGTCTCGTCCTATCTGGGACTGCTG
The DNA window shown above is from Rhodospirillum rubrum ATCC 11170 and carries:
- a CDS encoding Na/Pi cotransporter family protein, with translation MTATQTLITLLGEIAFLLWGIHMVHGGVIRAFGTRLQAALAASLRTRFHALIAGVVVTTVLQSSTATALMATAFAAEGTVTLVSALAVMLGANIGTTLIVQVLSFDITLVFPVLILVGYLLAKRAGPGRAGPIGQIILGLGFMLLALHLLIETMAPIESAPLLGELLAAITADPLVIALLAALFTWAAHSSVAAMIFIMTLGDTGAISGETTLAMVLGANLGSAVNPLLESARGDRASRRLPLGNMINRLVGCALAFPFLGPLSRAMADLDPGMDRMAVNFHTLFNVGLALLFLAPLPLLARLLERMVPPRPRANDRGRALYLDTGALDNPGLALSNVAREALHMADVLGGMIEGSRRAFLSDDEADARAVSREDDILDRLHGQIQRYVGAIDPEGLSADQALRLSNLLSFAINIEHCGDIIDKTLMDLALKRIRLRATLPGDGMIDIDSLHHRLGVHISLAIAVIMQADHTAARRLVIEKEEFREIERRATLRHRTHLREGLGADIAASGLTLDIVRDLKRIDSHIAAIAHPLLTETGELQVSRLVS
- a CDS encoding TetR/AcrR family transcriptional regulator yields the protein MDSLLPRLDGASPWIEAALEALADGGATAVRIEALAKRLGVTKGGFYWHFRDRADLLARVLESWKDGRIVALGAAIGPRGDESPRDCLIRLFVRHLEKPNLRSLALELAIRDWARADGAAALTVEAVDANRMARVSAVFEAAGFTEPEARRRARLFYAMLFGQALVSKVPADDPVDRTARDCVDLLMGGADWAA
- a CDS encoding DMT family transporter, producing MTALSSPGNSLRRPFGPSASLLMVCGAFLLVGSSVVASKVVTAAFPPFTATAVRFAIAVGLLIPWMVLSQGWPAWPGRRAVLALGLQALTGCVLFSVLLLEGLRRSGGVEAGLTLGTLPAVVALLAVPLLGERLDRRIGVAVLLAAGAGALLHGGKGAGGSGWLGPVLLFGAVVCEALFTLLGKRAVVHLSPVVTATAVSFASLALSLGPALTEQPLAALSSAPAAAWLGALWLGAPVTVGGFVLFHAGVAGTSGGAAGVASALVPLSAAGLSALLLGEALLPTDLMAGALVLGAILLLALPTGKAG
- a CDS encoding sensor histidine kinase, coding for MLFAPPRGTNDPEDFPGEGSDPRTLFPAPLSARLVLLGGLFTLFSTVAITLWLIGLAARYPDHALLAPVAGGGAVIVTLTGVCLIAFLFRERRHLAAERRLALSEARLQTALENTGDGIWDWQIPGDVVHLNGALIARLGFPVDTPSPTATWETMIHPEDRPATLAAFHDHLAGKTPSYHARYRWKLPDGVMIWVEAKGRVVTRDRSGKPLRMTGTLSDATPQVEAEELMREKSRRLEESNRDLEQFAYVASHDLQEPLRMVSSYLGLLRRRHGDQLAPEALEFMSYAEDGAKRMSRLILDLLEYSRVTTRGEPPETVALAEVIDEARSNLRMIIDETAARIDLLGCDRTVLADRGQVVRVFQNLIGNALKYRSPDRPPIITLRCGEDEGWVNVSVADNGIGFSPEHAERIFIIFQRLHGPKAYEGTGIGLSICKRIIERHGGTIEAQGTPGEGALFRFTLPRAPGPSRSTGGAPDNQDRRRRDQGRGADGRGRDQGRLAP